The stretch of DNA agaagacattgtgtaatgcagtttttagttcttaattcttaccgttatatttgatgtgtggttcacagtattctagtctcctgaaaagttccgaaaatattaaaggcaagttcgaagattcactagattgcttgtgcgtgcgtggcacctcAGCGCCGTGATTTGTGGCgccaagacgtgttatctcggcgccacATATTACGGCGCTGACCCCCagggtctatttctgcaaaaaattacaaaaaaggcacatatgtgaaattctttcgcgaaaagggctaaattgcaaaaattacggccggtcgccccgctgccgggagaccggcccctagggacctgcGCGCAATTTTCTCCGCGAATTTTTTTCAGAGCGGGGCGACCaaggtatattcctgtaaatttccaaatcgaaaatatatttttgtaaaaaacaaaaataataaataataaaataataaaaccaccacctcctcctccaagagcttttttcatttttatatttaaaaaaaacaaaatttcaaaatatatgccgaatagggaaattttcaaaaatgggtgcctgtaatgggcgacagggtgcctgtcgcTCTTTAAAAAATGGGCGATAGGAcctaaatacaaaaaaaattacatttaggtcctgtcgctaGGGcgtattaaacagtgaacttgtaaaatcgatataaattcgaagaaaaataaaaaaaatacaaactcaactgttctggattctatgaaacaagatctacaccttttgttacataaagttttttatttgatcaatgtatcttgctctattttaaataccattttaatgcacttttatttaaatctcaagatccatcctttggatgcatgtcatctttggccggagtgttgcatatggtgagcataggcttgtaaaaaattggtaggcccagaaagcATTTCTAAAATAactttttaaattagatcttgcaatatgtctagtttaaatgagttatttatccatgctgctatactgagtattagaagccataacttttacagtatcattattttatttcttaagagctataaaaaagtttggtaaattttagataagcacaactagaccaaatgaattatttcagatttttctcggtacaagaactatttttattgatttagatacattgatcaaatgaaaaactttatgtaacaaaagttgtagatattatttcatagaatccagaacagttgattttgtatttttccaattttttacgattttatatcgattttacaagttcactgtttaatgcgcccttggcgccaggacctaaatgtaaatttttttacatttaggtcctgtcgcccactggatgggcgacaggcaacctgtcgcccattaggggggcgacaggcacacatttttgaaaatttccctattcgacatatatttttgaaattttgtttttttaatatataaaTGAAAAAAAGCCTCCTCCAATGGCCTTCACGGTCACACCTGGCCCACTGGCCCAATTGGCCAATGTGTAGAAGccttgaaagtgatcgggtgctctagcctaagagggggagggggtgaattaagcactaataaaaacttagacctatggctccaactagtttgcacaaaacttaaactaaaacaagttatctagatgtgcaactaggttgttctagtgtgaaacccctattccaaaagagtttagcaacctatagcctttcctatcaagaaactattctataaaagtaaaggcacacaagttgctagtatgaaatacggaagcttaatgagcgggataggagatagcaaactcttgacgcgggtgtttatcccgtggttcggttagccacaaaggcacacctacatccatgttgttatagcactcactaagagtattgctactcggccaccaagtctcttccgtgaacacaatcacgatcaccttggccccgggttccactaaggagcttctccacaacggatgggggtctccacgtcccccgcacaaagtgtcgtcgccgctccacaccaagtcggagggtcgatgacgttgccagcgagcttcaaagctccaaggtgccggcgcaccaaactcttgttttggttcactagagaaccacagcacaaaggttcaaggccttgcaatcacactcactatgAGCTAACATTTatacaacactctcaaagtgtgctaagggctaaggatatgatcttgatgcttttgtatggcttggaggtgttcttgtgtgtgtgtgggatgtccagcaactccagcaatcttcaaatggccggggtgaggcatatatataggccaccaagtcttgtagccgttgctccaacggtcagcagaaaatctacgtatcaccggaagaaccgatgcctctggtaggggtagcatcggttcatccggtcactctaagacacgaaatagccgttgagcttctgactgctgctacagtgaccaccggttgaaccgatgcttgcccgtcggttaaactggtcactcacagccttcttctcttctgctgacgtaaatgcaccgacgcaatactccgatgcaccgtcggttgaaccggtgctgaagaaacttctcctgggcacttgacatcgtctctggtacacagcatgcccaatgcaccgatgccctttcttggaccgtcggttcaaccggtgcctataggctgatttggcttcgatttcctcctgcaccaaacatcatagcgtcggttcttccgacaagcagcggaacccccgtaggggcagcccttcgggccttgctacgcctatcttctctttctctttgtcatctcTTGAACCTAAAaccctgagaatggtcatcttaacaatcatattagtccaagtgttgtgttgtcattcgatcaccaaaatcactcgaaatgacataaatggtgccatattcGTTTCAAGCCTGACCAAGCCAAAGCCCACATGACACAGCATAGCTCTTGCGGCCTCTGTGGTGCACAAGATTCATGCAAGCACTCATTGACCGAGTGTAACGAGTAGTTTGTGCGCGCCTTGGCGCAACCTTATGGTTATTTTAGTAATGTGGTGATAATATCATTTGCTCTACAAAGTCATATCTTTATATATaaaaggtgaaaaaaaattctaagaaAACATGGGTAGTAAAAGGCCATCCATGAAGTGAACAAATAAAGTTCATAGTACTATGCAGGTCTATTATATTACTCGTAGCAACACACGAACATTATACTAGtaataataaatagatagatgTTCCAAATATATTATTGTGTGCAAAAAAGATGTGCATTTTACAAAATTGTATTGGTCAAAAATATTATTAGCATCTCCAGCAATGGCCCTAAAATCAAATCTTGTACTTCTTGAGTGAGGGCTCCCTCTATTTTTTGAGGgctacttttctttttttttttacctcaaCTTTAGCAGTAGCCTCTAAATTTCACCTTCTTCTTTTAGTTTAAAGGTTGGGATCCATTTGTTAGTGGGCAGGGGATCCCTAGAGACCCTCCAGATTAGTAAGTGGAGAAAGAGATTTGGAAGCCTTCCCAAAATGAGAGCTCTAGAGAGTCTGCTGGAGTGCGTTTTTTCTATTCCACTCTCCGAATATAAGATGGGAGTTTATTTAGAGGGTCTACTCGAGAGGTGCTCCCCGTACAAGCATACAAGAACATGTGGGCCGGGTATACTTATATACTAGTGCACCGACTTTATGGAAATTCCAAGTTTCCAACTACAATAAATTATTGTGCTGTCAAACATGCGTAACTACACGAGGTCCCTATCAGTATGCTTGGCAATGGGGGTTGTGCTGGTGCAAGACGCCTCGTTgcgctcctcctccatggtgtccGACATGGTCTTCCCCCTCGTCTCCGGCAAGCAGGCCGCGaagacaccggcgccgccgatgGCGAACCCGAACACGCCGAACGACCAGAAGCGCCTCTCGCGGCCGAGCGCGACGAGCACGGGCGCCGCCACTCCGCCCAGGACCATCGCCTGCCGCACCAGCCCCACCGCCGAGTTGCGCACGCACGTCGGGAACAGCTCGATGGCGTAGATCAGGATGAGGTCGTACGCCGTGCACGTCGCGAAGAAGGACGCGAGCTCGGCGGCCAtccgcgccgcccccgcgccccgcGGGATGGCGGCGCACGCGAGGCTGCACGTCCCCGCCGACGCGGCGAGCGCCACCACGgaggcgcgccggccggccctgGCGATGAGCAGCCACGAGAGCACAGCCGAGGGCACCTCGGCCAGCGCGTTGTAGATGGTGCTCAGGTAGAGGTTGGGGCCCAGGCTGCCGACGGTGAGCGGCATGCCGAAGTAGACCATGCCCacgccgaagccggcgaccatgATCGCCGCAAGCCTCCGGATCGCCCATGGCCGCCCCGATATCATCCGCAGCGTGGCGAACACGCCcccaccgctcgccccggtctcGTCGCTCATCGAGCACGCGTCCAGCTTAGAGAAGCTCGTCGTGTCGGCGCTGCTGCCATTGCGCGAGGCGATCTGCCGCAGCGTCTCGACGGCCTCCTGCGTCCGGCCGCGCACCAGCAGCCACCGCGGCGACTCCTGAGCTAGGAAGTAGAGCAGAGCAGCGTAGCAGAGACAAGGCGCGGACGTCCACAAGTACATGCTCCGCCAGGACGCCTCCCGCAGCGCGAAGGCCAGCGCCGGGAGGGACAGGAACCCGACGAAGTAGCAGAAGAACGCCGCCACGCTCACCGTGTCGCGCCACCGCCTCCCGACGAGCTCCGTGGAGAGGACCAGCGTGCACGTGCCCACGACGGACCGGGCGAACCCGGAAACGAACCGCAGGGCGGCGTACGCCCAGATGTTGGGCGCGAAGGCGGtgagcacgccggcggcggacaTGGACACCAGGGACACGACGAGCATCTTCTTGCGGCCGAGGAGCGAGTCCGCGAGCGTCGTGAGCAGGAAGCCGCGGGCGAGGCAGCCGGCGAAGAACGACGACGCCGGGAGGGAGACGAGCGCCGGGCCGGCGCACTGGAGGGCCCACTCCGACACCACCGACGTCCTGGCCGGGCGATCCCACTCCCAGGTGCCGCCCGGGAgcgcgcacggcgcggcggcggccgctgcgcCTGGCGTGCACGAGGAGTTGCTGCCGGCGCAGTGCCACCGCGGCTCGGCGTCCGTGAACACCGAGATGAACACCTGCTGTGCGTCGAAGGCCCAGGCGAAGGCGACGAAGACGGCCTTGAGCAGCTGCACGGCGCCGGTGTCCCCGATGGACGCCTCGATCAAGTCGTCGATGGAAGGTGgcttcgccggcttgtccttgcgGCTTGTCAGGAGAGGGGCGGTGTCCGTGTTGTCC from Panicum virgatum strain AP13 chromosome 9K, P.virgatum_v5, whole genome shotgun sequence encodes:
- the LOC120648110 gene encoding organic cation/carnitine transporter 3-like, yielding MGDNTDTAPLLTSRKDKPAKPPSIDDLIEASIGDTGAVQLLKAVFVAFAWAFDAQQVFISVFTDAEPRWHCAGSNSSCTPGAAAAAAPCALPGGTWEWDRPARTSVVSEWALQCAGPALVSLPASSFFAGCLARGFLLTTLADSLLGRKKMLVVSLVSMSAAGVLTAFAPNIWAYAALRFVSGFARSVVGTCTLVLSTELVGRRWRDTVSVAAFFCYFVGFLSLPALAFALREASWRSMYLWTSAPCLCYAALLYFLAQESPRWLLVRGRTQEAVETLRQIASRNGSSADTTSFSKLDACSMSDETGASGGGVFATLRMISGRPWAIRRLAAIMVAGFGVGMVYFGMPLTVGSLGPNLYLSTIYNALAEVPSAVLSWLLIARAGRRASVVALAASAGTCSLACAAIPRGAGAARMAAELASFFATCTAYDLILIYAIELFPTCVRNSAVGLVRQAMVLGGVAAPVLVALGRERRFWSFGVFGFAIGGAGVFAACLPETRGKTMSDTMEEERNEASCTSTTPIAKHTDRDLV